From a single Collibacillus ludicampi genomic region:
- the purH gene encoding bifunctional phosphoribosylaminoimidazolecarboxamide formyltransferase/IMP cyclohydrolase, which translates to MKRALISVSDKTGILELAQALVRHEIEIVSTGGTAKLLKENGIPVTGISDITGFPEIMDGRVKTLHPNIHGGLLAIRSNESHMRAIQELGIQPIDYVIVNLYPFQATIEKPDVTLEDAIENIDIGGPSMLRAAAKNYQDVLVVVDAADYPAVIEHLEQGKPFTREERLAFAAKVFRHTAAYDALVSQYLTKQTGVEYPERITLTYEKAQDLRYGENPHQSAAFYREPSAGKHTIAGARQLHGKELSYNNINDANAALAIVQEFAEPAVVAVKHTNPCGVGIAGTIFDAYMKAYEADPVSIFGGIVALNRPVDKATAQKMAEIFLEIIIAPSFDADALDILTQKKNLRLLEVSQEPSGGIPALGEPKTLLKVNGGLLIQDVDTQTLQPADLKVVTKRQPTDEEMKQLLFAWTVVKHVKSNAIVLAKDNCTVGVGAGQMNRVGAAKIAIEQAGERAKGAVLASDAFFPMSDTVEAAASAGITAIIQPGGSIKDADSIAAADEAGIAMVFTGIRHFKH; encoded by the coding sequence ATGAAACGGGCACTCATCAGTGTATCCGATAAAACAGGTATTCTTGAACTCGCTCAGGCACTTGTCCGCCACGAGATCGAAATCGTCTCCACTGGCGGAACCGCCAAGCTCCTGAAAGAAAATGGAATACCTGTAACGGGAATCTCCGATATCACCGGATTTCCGGAGATCATGGACGGACGTGTCAAAACCCTTCACCCCAACATTCATGGCGGACTGTTGGCGATCCGTTCCAACGAATCGCATATGCGGGCGATCCAAGAACTCGGGATCCAACCGATCGACTATGTAATCGTCAACCTCTATCCGTTCCAAGCGACGATCGAGAAACCAGACGTCACTTTGGAAGATGCGATCGAAAACATCGACATCGGCGGACCTTCGATGCTCCGTGCGGCAGCCAAGAATTATCAGGACGTCCTGGTCGTCGTGGACGCAGCCGATTATCCCGCCGTGATCGAGCACCTGGAGCAGGGAAAACCATTTACGCGTGAAGAGCGTCTGGCATTCGCGGCCAAAGTCTTCCGTCATACGGCCGCATATGACGCCCTCGTTTCCCAATACTTGACCAAGCAAACCGGTGTGGAATACCCGGAACGGATCACGTTGACATACGAGAAAGCCCAAGATTTGCGCTATGGCGAGAATCCGCATCAGTCGGCCGCTTTCTACCGCGAACCATCTGCAGGCAAACACACGATCGCCGGCGCGAGACAATTGCACGGAAAAGAACTGTCCTACAATAACATCAATGACGCCAATGCGGCCCTTGCGATCGTGCAAGAGTTTGCGGAACCGGCTGTCGTTGCCGTCAAACACACCAATCCTTGCGGAGTGGGGATCGCCGGGACGATTTTCGACGCTTACATGAAAGCGTACGAGGCCGATCCGGTTTCCATCTTCGGCGGCATTGTCGCACTCAATCGCCCGGTCGACAAAGCGACTGCACAAAAAATGGCGGAAATCTTCCTCGAAATCATCATCGCCCCGTCATTCGACGCGGATGCGTTGGACATTTTGACACAAAAGAAAAATCTGCGCTTGCTTGAAGTGAGTCAAGAGCCCTCGGGCGGCATTCCAGCGCTCGGCGAACCGAAGACTCTGTTAAAAGTGAACGGCGGTCTGTTGATCCAAGATGTCGATACCCAAACATTACAGCCAGCCGATCTGAAAGTCGTAACCAAACGCCAACCGACCGATGAGGAAATGAAACAACTGTTGTTCGCTTGGACGGTGGTCAAACACGTGAAATCCAATGCGATTGTCCTCGCGAAAGACAACTGCACAGTGGGTGTTGGCGCGGGACAGATGAATCGCGTCGGTGCTGCGAAAATCGCCATCGAGCAAGCGGGTGAACGGGCGAAAGGCGCTGTTCTCGCGTCCGATGCGTTCTTTCCGATGTCCGATACGGTGGAGGCGGCAGCATCTGCCGGGATCACGGCGATTATTCAGCCCGGAGGATCGATCAAAGACGCGGATTCCATCGCAGCGGCCGATGAGGCGGGTATCGCCATGGTGTTTACGGGTATACGCCACTTCAAACATTAA
- the purN gene encoding phosphoribosylglycinamide formyltransferase: protein MKRVAVFASGSGSNLQVLLDKAKNDELGGAVIELVVSDKPEAKAVERAKQAGVPCLALVPKEFADKAAYEERIVRELKQREIDFIVLAGYMRLCGPILLEAYGGRIINLHPSLLPAFPGKDAIGQALAYGVKYTGVTVHFVDEGMDTGPIIAQEPVKIHDHETKEELTRRVQEVEHRLLPQVLIDWVEGRIHVDGRVVIYENRRGSKEPTLQ from the coding sequence ATGAAGCGTGTAGCGGTATTTGCGTCAGGTAGCGGCTCCAATCTGCAAGTGTTATTGGACAAAGCGAAGAACGACGAACTCGGAGGCGCTGTGATCGAACTTGTCGTTTCTGACAAACCGGAGGCAAAAGCGGTGGAGAGAGCGAAACAGGCAGGGGTTCCCTGCCTTGCTCTTGTTCCCAAGGAGTTTGCCGATAAAGCGGCTTATGAAGAACGGATCGTGCGGGAACTGAAGCAGCGGGAAATTGATTTCATCGTACTCGCTGGCTATATGCGCTTGTGTGGACCAATATTGCTTGAGGCATATGGTGGACGCATCATCAATTTGCATCCTTCCTTGCTCCCCGCTTTTCCAGGTAAAGACGCGATCGGACAAGCGCTCGCGTACGGAGTCAAATACACCGGAGTGACCGTGCACTTTGTCGATGAAGGCATGGATACAGGTCCCATCATCGCTCAGGAGCCTGTGAAGATTCATGACCATGAAACGAAGGAAGAACTGACCCGACGCGTGCAAGAGGTGGAACACCGCCTCCTTCCCCAGGTTCTCATCGATTGGGTCGAGGGCCGCATCCATGTCGATGGGCGGGTAGTGATTTATGAGAACCGAAGGGGTTCAAAAGAGCCCACTTTACAGTAG